The proteins below are encoded in one region of Bremerella sp. P1:
- a CDS encoding alpha/beta hydrolase, translated as MRNYILILTCVSLLTSTGFGQAPARDAAQRRAELLKRFPQSDTNGDGVLSTQEIGAFIRKRRMEQGEQNGTPRGRLGNRPQVEAPVANVAYGEHKLQRFDLWPVPDAKGPTPLVIFIHGGGFRGGDKSQVRSGTIEKLHQAGIAFAAMNYRLSDSGPYPIMMHDAARGLQTIRHRAAEWNIDPDRVACYGGSAGAGISMWLAFHDDLADPNSNDPIARQSTRILAAGSTNGQSAYDMHVFRDWFEVPDLEMGPALPAFLGIEDESELKRPEIHAKMKDASPIAHLTKDDQAPVYMLYSRPNSKVTKETSHSIWVHHVLMGLKLQQAMEKLGLECVVTAPDLPRDTKYGSLEDFLIAKLKAEKPGK; from the coding sequence ATGAGAAACTACATCCTGATTCTGACCTGTGTTTCGCTTCTGACTTCCACCGGATTTGGGCAGGCACCCGCGCGGGATGCTGCCCAGCGCCGGGCAGAGCTGCTCAAGCGGTTTCCCCAAAGTGATACCAACGGGGATGGAGTGCTTTCGACGCAAGAGATCGGGGCCTTCATCCGTAAGCGGCGCATGGAGCAGGGCGAGCAGAATGGCACGCCTCGCGGGCGACTGGGCAATCGTCCGCAGGTCGAGGCCCCGGTCGCGAATGTGGCTTACGGCGAGCACAAGTTGCAGCGTTTCGATTTGTGGCCAGTGCCTGATGCAAAAGGGCCGACACCACTGGTGATCTTCATTCACGGCGGTGGATTCCGTGGTGGCGATAAATCGCAGGTACGATCCGGCACGATCGAGAAGCTTCACCAGGCAGGCATCGCCTTCGCTGCGATGAACTACCGCCTCTCCGATTCGGGACCGTATCCCATCATGATGCACGACGCTGCCCGGGGTTTGCAGACCATCCGGCATCGAGCGGCCGAGTGGAACATCGATCCCGATCGTGTTGCCTGCTACGGCGGCTCGGCCGGGGCTGGCATCAGTATGTGGCTTGCCTTTCACGATGATCTGGCCGACCCCAACAGCAATGATCCGATTGCCCGTCAATCGACCCGCATCCTGGCAGCCGGTTCCACCAACGGCCAGTCGGCTTACGATATGCACGTCTTTCGCGATTGGTTTGAGGTCCCTGATCTTGAGATGGGACCGGCCCTGCCTGCGTTCTTAGGCATTGAAGACGAAAGCGAACTGAAGCGGCCAGAGATCCACGCGAAGATGAAAGATGCTTCCCCCATCGCTCATCTCACCAAGGATGATCAGGCCCCGGTGTACATGCTGTATAGTCGACCCAACAGCAAGGTCACCAAAGAGACGTCGCACTCGATCTGGGTGCATCATGTTCTGATGGGATTGAAGCTTCAACAGGCGATGGAGAAGCTTGGGCTGGAATGCGTCGTCACGGCACCTGACCTGCCGAGAGACACCAAGTACGGTTCGCTGGAAGACTTCCTGATCGCCAAGCTCAAAGCAGAGAAGCCTGGCAAGTAG
- a CDS encoding putative immunity protein has protein sequence MLDDSVLHRIGCDFAEHVLPQFESVFENDRRPREAIEAKRNWLAGEINLEQLYEARSSAWYSSYFRRDSFGRPVIPEVSVIDAIHCAALSAGTVPRASKIAACAAGYYDNKDVRVWQVECLRELLNGNAP, from the coding sequence GTGCTGGATGATTCTGTGCTACATCGCATCGGATGCGATTTCGCGGAGCATGTTCTCCCCCAATTCGAATCCGTGTTCGAGAACGATAGGCGACCAAGAGAGGCGATTGAAGCGAAGCGAAACTGGCTTGCTGGCGAGATTAACTTAGAACAACTGTACGAAGCGCGTAGCAGTGCGTGGTATTCGTCGTATTTTCGCAGGGATTCTTTTGGGCGACCCGTGATTCCAGAGGTCTCTGTGATAGACGCAATACACTGTGCCGCATTATCGGCAGGCACAGTGCCTAGAGCCTCAAAGATTGCCGCATGTGCAGCCGGATACTACGACAATAAAGACGTGCGCGTCTGGCAGGTTGAATGCCTTCGCGAATTACTAAACGGAAACGCTCCGTAG
- a CDS encoding replication-associated recombination protein A, with product MSLFEQAEAKNFDRAKPLAARMRPRNLGEFVGQKHFLAEGKLLWRLIKSNRLTSVLFYGPPGCGKTTLAQLLASETKCRFRQLNAVTSGVKELREVLQEAQSEVATGGRKTLLFVDEIHRFNKSQQDALLPDVENGIVILVGATTSNPFFAVNSALVSRSQIFQFEPLTPEEIHDVLNAALADPHRGLGKFDVKLEDDAAQFLGEVCDGDARRALNALEIGVLSSDEKPIHFTKQLAEESIQKKAVQYDRDGDTHYDTASALIKSIRGSDVDAAIYWLAKMLEGGEDIRFITRRLIISASEDIGNADPHALTIAVSAMQACEMIGLPECQLTLSQTVAYLACAPKSNAATVAIGEARKDIREGRVEPVPVHLRDSHYGGAKDLGHGEGYEYAHNSPDGIAAQTYLGIDREYYRPVPRGFEATLQKRVEVYRKRLRGEED from the coding sequence ATGTCTCTGTTTGAACAAGCCGAAGCCAAGAACTTCGATCGCGCCAAGCCGTTGGCTGCCCGGATGCGTCCGCGCAACCTGGGCGAGTTCGTCGGGCAAAAGCACTTCCTCGCCGAAGGTAAATTGCTGTGGCGATTGATCAAGTCGAATCGCCTGACCTCGGTCCTCTTCTACGGTCCGCCTGGCTGTGGCAAGACCACCCTGGCCCAGCTGTTGGCTTCGGAAACGAAGTGCCGATTCCGCCAACTCAACGCCGTGACCTCCGGCGTGAAAGAGCTGCGCGAGGTGCTGCAGGAAGCCCAAAGCGAAGTCGCCACCGGCGGACGCAAGACGCTGCTGTTCGTCGACGAGATCCACCGCTTCAACAAGTCGCAGCAAGATGCCTTGCTGCCTGATGTCGAGAACGGCATCGTGATCCTCGTCGGGGCGACCACCAGCAACCCGTTCTTCGCGGTCAACAGCGCGCTGGTCAGCCGCAGTCAGATCTTTCAGTTTGAACCGCTGACACCGGAAGAGATTCATGACGTACTCAACGCCGCGCTGGCCGACCCCCATCGCGGGCTCGGCAAGTTCGACGTAAAGCTTGAGGACGACGCGGCCCAGTTCCTGGGTGAGGTGTGCGATGGCGATGCTCGGCGGGCACTGAACGCTTTGGAAATCGGTGTCCTTTCGAGCGACGAGAAGCCGATCCACTTCACCAAGCAGCTGGCCGAAGAGTCGATTCAGAAGAAGGCCGTGCAGTACGATCGTGACGGCGACACGCACTACGACACGGCCAGCGCGCTGATCAAGAGCATCCGCGGCAGTGACGTCGACGCGGCCATCTACTGGCTGGCCAAGATGCTCGAAGGAGGCGAAGACATTCGCTTCATCACGCGGCGGCTGATCATCTCGGCCAGCGAAGACATCGGCAACGCCGACCCGCATGCCCTGACGATCGCCGTTTCGGCCATGCAGGCCTGCGAAATGATCGGCCTGCCGGAGTGCCAGCTCACCCTTTCGCAAACGGTCGCTTACCTGGCATGTGCCCCCAAAAGCAACGCCGCGACGGTCGCGATTGGCGAAGCCCGCAAAGACATCCGCGAAGGCCGCGTCGAGCCGGTACCGGTGCACCTGCGTGACTCGCACTACGGCGGCGCCAAAGATCTCGGCCACGGCGAAGGATACGAGTACGCCCACAACTCGCCCGACGGCATCGCCGCCCAAACCTACCTGGGCATCGACCGCGAGTACTACCGCCCGGTCCCGCGCGGCTTCGAAGCGACGCTGCAAAAGCGGGTCGAGGTGTATCGGAAGCGGCTACGTGGAGAAGAGGATTAG
- a CDS encoding sialate O-acetylesterase, with amino-acid sequence MRFANVTAAMLFMVGIATSNLFAADTYKVFVLAGQSNMEGKASTELFTHQATFPDTKEFFAPYRNEDNTKWIEREDVLINYLGRRGPLTVGYGSRDKTGLELAFGFAMGDYYDEPVLLIKTCWGGHSLYQKFRPPSAGLPSEEVLQQELAQLQDRTKKNNEKRNRNDPLPTMEQVKAEYGVSYRNMMQEVDETLASAGELFPQLEGKKPEIAGFVWFQGFNDMFGDHAPGEYAANMKLLIQDVRKAWDAPELPVVIGALGQNGSSPPAENMKKIQDAQLAMNDVPEFAGNVKTIRTDVLVDKVAEAKFPGWQNHFEEWKLVGSDRPYHYLGSAIWYTRIGNELAKTMIELKSKK; translated from the coding sequence ATGCGTTTTGCCAATGTTACTGCGGCCATGCTCTTCATGGTTGGTATTGCCACCTCGAACCTTTTCGCCGCCGATACCTACAAGGTGTTCGTCCTCGCGGGGCAGTCCAACATGGAAGGGAAGGCCAGTACCGAGTTGTTCACGCATCAAGCGACCTTCCCCGACACGAAGGAGTTCTTCGCGCCGTATCGCAACGAAGACAACACCAAGTGGATCGAGCGGGAAGATGTGCTGATCAATTATCTCGGCCGCCGGGGACCGCTGACGGTTGGGTACGGTTCGCGCGACAAGACGGGCCTGGAGCTGGCCTTTGGCTTCGCCATGGGGGACTACTACGACGAGCCGGTTCTGCTGATCAAAACATGCTGGGGCGGGCACTCGCTGTATCAGAAGTTTCGCCCGCCAAGTGCCGGCCTGCCGAGCGAAGAAGTGTTGCAGCAAGAGTTAGCCCAACTGCAGGATCGAACGAAGAAGAACAACGAGAAACGTAACCGCAACGACCCGCTGCCCACCATGGAGCAGGTCAAAGCCGAGTACGGCGTCTCGTACCGCAACATGATGCAGGAAGTGGATGAAACGCTGGCCAGCGCCGGCGAGCTGTTTCCGCAGCTCGAAGGGAAGAAGCCAGAGATCGCCGGCTTCGTTTGGTTCCAAGGCTTCAACGACATGTTCGGCGACCATGCCCCAGGCGAATACGCAGCGAACATGAAGCTACTGATCCAAGACGTCCGCAAGGCCTGGGATGCCCCAGAGCTACCGGTGGTTATCGGTGCGTTGGGCCAAAACGGCTCGTCACCTCCGGCCGAGAACATGAAGAAGATCCAAGACGCCCAGCTGGCCATGAACGATGTGCCTGAGTTCGCCGGCAACGTCAAAACGATCCGCACCGATGTGCTGGTCGACAAGGTCGCCGAAGCCAAGTTCCCCGGCTGGCAAAACCACTTCGAAGAATGGAAACTCGTCGGCTCCGACCGCCCTTACCATTACCTGGGCAGCGCGATCTGGTATACGCGGATTGGCAATGAACTGGCGAAGACGATGATTGAGCTGAAGTCGAAGAAGTAG
- a CDS encoding thioredoxin family protein — protein sequence MNESSSASSSETPAKRKKFFHFWRCFWLTFLVVSLAYAWYCFYVPANSIAWADSYAAAQQQAAGTGKPVLLYFTGQWCVPCRIMKRQVWADEEVTAAVNDNFIPVLIDVDNPESAPVMERYQVGGPPVTIITDPQGEALRWRTGGLGKPEFLELLQPSNPSTSED from the coding sequence ATGAATGAATCCTCATCAGCCAGCAGCTCCGAGACGCCCGCGAAGCGCAAGAAATTCTTCCATTTCTGGCGGTGCTTTTGGTTGACGTTTCTGGTGGTCTCGCTGGCGTATGCCTGGTATTGCTTTTATGTTCCTGCCAACAGCATTGCCTGGGCCGACAGCTACGCGGCGGCTCAGCAGCAAGCAGCCGGTACCGGCAAACCGGTCCTTCTTTACTTCACCGGCCAGTGGTGTGTGCCGTGCCGGATTATGAAACGTCAGGTATGGGCGGATGAAGAGGTCACGGCCGCGGTCAACGACAACTTCATCCCGGTACTAATCGACGTGGATAATCCGGAAAGTGCTCCCGTTATGGAGCGATATCAAGTCGGCGGACCGCCGGTCACGATCATTACCGATCCACAAGGAGAGGCCCTCCGCTGGCGAACGGGCGGACTCGGCAAGCCAGAATTCCTCGAACTGCTTCAGCCATCGAACCCATCCACGTCAGAGGACTAG
- a CDS encoding leucine-rich repeat domain-containing protein: protein MPTPNGQLSETTHAPRKSRRLQWSLRAFALLIVAFSAVFMLISSWQRTGQLHAHVADQIQRDRHVYIEWVHEDWQWVHPKPGVGVWRRASTVSPWVRSVGAEPLFLRIDRVVINEASVNELEPILEQLTRIPHLRDLSLYHCQSNEEQLAQWLAQTSVEELSAEETQLGRGRLPFLNHPTLKHLHLGRTQFSNPAIDDLPISLEHLNLRRTRIADEGLDKFVRLTNLKQLDLSRTPTSGQAIRGLRQKMPWCTIQWEPLRNP, encoded by the coding sequence GTGCCCACGCCGAACGGCCAGCTTAGCGAAACGACCCACGCCCCGCGCAAATCGCGGCGACTGCAGTGGTCGCTCAGGGCATTCGCCCTCTTGATCGTGGCGTTCTCTGCCGTGTTCATGCTCATCAGCAGTTGGCAGCGTACCGGGCAGCTGCATGCACACGTCGCCGACCAGATCCAACGCGACCGGCATGTCTACATCGAATGGGTGCACGAAGATTGGCAGTGGGTGCACCCCAAGCCAGGCGTGGGCGTTTGGCGAAGAGCTTCGACCGTTTCGCCCTGGGTCCGAAGCGTGGGAGCCGAGCCGCTGTTTCTGCGTATCGATCGCGTGGTGATCAACGAAGCCAGCGTTAACGAATTGGAGCCGATCCTCGAGCAACTAACGCGGATTCCCCACCTGCGTGATCTATCTCTCTACCATTGCCAGTCCAACGAAGAGCAACTCGCCCAGTGGCTGGCGCAGACTTCCGTTGAAGAGCTCTCGGCCGAAGAAACCCAGCTCGGTCGTGGTCGACTTCCCTTTCTCAATCATCCCACGCTGAAACACCTGCACCTGGGACGCACGCAGTTCTCGAACCCCGCGATCGATGACCTGCCGATTTCGCTCGAGCATCTGAATCTGCGACGGACACGCATCGCTGATGAAGGCCTCGATAAGTTTGTGCGGCTGACGAATCTGAAACAACTGGATCTCAGCCGAACGCCCACCAGCGGACAAGCTATCCGTGGGCTTCGTCAGAAGATGCCCTGGTGCACGATCCAATGGGAGCCGCTGAGAAATCCTTAG
- a CDS encoding LysM peptidoglycan-binding domain-containing protein produces METIKTACMVIVLMAIGYGVYTVLNQPEDVPPEVAEASESMDLTLPDFSQMAMPGGSPSTSPSTPMGTPSAAPKFEDKGFASGRLTAPQLGESGGNVPSFDGSPSNNHDAHGHDHSDSAPKFASSNDLPPLGSSAPTNPAQEMSSSEAPIPTSPDASRTELASVYSQGNMGGMSNPMSGGSSQSAGQFQVDWDEAQVYLGQNDLVEATRKLTKWRNRPELNPSQKEKLNLLLSQLAGTVVYSTQHSLEEPYTVGSGETLGSIAQQFQVPAILLQRINGIADPNSLTPGQKLKVLRGPFHAKVDMTHNELTLEIDGCYAGRFPITIENGAIIPAGEHEVLRKEANPQFYDESAQKILTASDPANPYGGHAVHLDGGIVLHGSGGPGGSISMSARDSEDIFGILSIGSKVTVRR; encoded by the coding sequence GTGGAAACGATTAAAACCGCATGCATGGTCATTGTACTCATGGCCATTGGTTACGGCGTCTACACCGTTTTAAATCAGCCGGAAGATGTCCCGCCGGAAGTGGCCGAGGCCAGCGAAAGCATGGACCTGACGCTGCCTGACTTCTCGCAGATGGCGATGCCTGGCGGCTCTCCTTCGACGTCTCCATCCACGCCGATGGGCACCCCATCGGCGGCACCGAAGTTTGAAGACAAAGGTTTTGCCAGCGGCCGACTGACGGCTCCGCAGCTGGGTGAATCTGGCGGAAACGTCCCTTCGTTCGACGGTTCCCCGTCCAACAACCACGACGCACATGGCCATGACCATTCCGACAGCGCACCCAAGTTTGCCAGCTCTAACGACTTGCCTCCTCTGGGCAGCTCGGCTCCAACGAACCCCGCCCAAGAGATGTCATCAAGCGAAGCTCCCATCCCCACTTCGCCGGATGCTTCCCGTACCGAACTAGCTTCGGTCTACAGCCAAGGCAACATGGGCGGCATGTCCAACCCGATGAGCGGTGGCTCTTCGCAGTCGGCCGGGCAGTTCCAAGTCGACTGGGACGAAGCCCAGGTTTACCTTGGCCAGAACGACTTGGTCGAAGCAACGCGGAAGCTAACCAAGTGGCGGAATCGACCGGAACTGAATCCTTCGCAAAAAGAAAAGCTGAACCTCCTGCTGAGCCAACTCGCCGGCACGGTGGTTTACTCGACGCAGCATTCCTTGGAGGAACCGTACACGGTCGGTAGTGGCGAAACGCTCGGCAGCATTGCCCAGCAGTTTCAAGTCCCTGCCATCCTGCTGCAGCGAATCAACGGCATTGCGGACCCGAACAGCCTGACGCCTGGTCAGAAGCTGAAAGTGCTGCGTGGCCCCTTCCACGCGAAGGTCGACATGACGCATAACGAACTGACGCTGGAAATCGACGGCTGCTATGCCGGGCGGTTCCCGATCACCATCGAGAACGGCGCGATCATTCCAGCAGGCGAACACGAAGTCCTGCGAAAGGAAGCCAATCCGCAGTTCTACGACGAGTCGGCTCAGAAGATCCTGACCGCCAGCGATCCGGCCAATCCGTACGGCGGACACGCGGTACATTTGGACGGCGGCATCGTGCTGCACGGCAGCGGCGGCCCAGGCGGCTCGATCAGCATGAGCGCACGTGATTCGGAAGATATCTTCGGTATTCTTTCGATCGGCTCGAAGGTCACCGTTCGCCGATAG
- a CDS encoding ABC transporter ATP-binding protein — MSNTMSDSYTSTATAPAVTPAPKKPGPHVHTDRFDTPIEVDKPILRTIGLHKSYRKGQHIIPVLRGVDFVANEGRITSIIGQSGSGKSTLLHLMGTLDVPDQGEIYFEDQRTDNLPIRQRDRIRNGQFGLIFQFYHLLPELTTLENVLTPAMISHGFFKYWTVRKQLKERAKHLLDMVGLGHRLNHKPRELSGGEMQRTAIARALVSDPKVLLADEPTGNLDRQTGQEVLTILRKLNEEQGLTIVMVTHDQSIADEADSIVRLAEGCVETV; from the coding sequence ATGAGTAACACGATGAGCGATAGCTACACGTCCACCGCGACCGCCCCGGCCGTTACCCCTGCGCCTAAGAAGCCCGGCCCGCATGTCCACACCGATCGATTCGATACACCCATCGAAGTCGATAAGCCGATCCTCCGTACGATCGGCCTGCACAAGAGCTACCGCAAAGGTCAGCACATTATTCCCGTGCTTCGCGGCGTCGACTTTGTCGCCAACGAAGGCCGCATCACGTCGATCATCGGCCAAAGCGGTTCCGGCAAGAGTACGCTGCTGCACCTGATGGGTACGCTCGATGTGCCAGACCAGGGCGAGATCTACTTCGAAGACCAACGCACCGATAACCTGCCGATCCGCCAGCGCGATCGCATCCGCAATGGCCAGTTCGGGCTGATCTTCCAGTTCTATCACCTGCTGCCGGAACTGACGACGCTCGAGAATGTACTGACGCCAGCGATGATCTCGCACGGCTTCTTCAAGTACTGGACTGTGCGCAAGCAGCTCAAAGAACGAGCCAAGCACCTGCTCGACATGGTCGGCCTCGGTCACCGTCTGAACCACAAACCACGGGAACTATCCGGCGGCGAGATGCAGCGTACGGCGATTGCCCGAGCGTTGGTCTCCGACCCAAAGGTCCTGCTGGCCGACGAACCAACCGGCAACCTCGATCGCCAGACCGGCCAGGAAGTGCTGACCATCCTGCGCAAGTTGAACGAAGAACAAGGCCTGACGATCGTGATGGTCACCCACGACCAAAGCATCGCCGACGAAGCGGATTCAATCGTCCGCCTGGCCGAAGGCTGCGTCGAAACGGTTTAA